In the genome of Deltaproteobacteria bacterium, one region contains:
- a CDS encoding PhzF family phenazine biosynthesis protein, which yields MRCRRRPGRQRCPGRIHVRIGKEDPPEILWACPRCEENGIIRNWQGSAWDLSDVGWDLPEVAHGLEDLPAASSGSPSVIPIYQVDAFTDRLFAGNPAAVCPLNGWLSDDLLQKIAAENNLSETAFFVSRDDEFELRWFTPEVEVDLCGHATLAAAFVLMELLEPDRRSVTFRSRSGPLPVTCDGDLFCLDFPSRPPAPIPEPPGLSGALGAPPASVLKTRDIIAVFDDPETVRRLAPDMEKLRAVEGFAVCATAPGSGRDSDVDYVLRFFAPAQGVDEDPVTGSVQCSLAPYWSARLGKTILRARQVSRRGGELLCEVAGDRVRIAGKAVLVFSGILRLPSISRQEFP from the coding sequence ATGCGGTGCCGGCGCCGCCCCGGCCGGCAGCGGTGTCCCGGGCGGATCCACGTCCGGATCGGGAAGGAGGACCCGCCTGAGATCCTTTGGGCCTGCCCCCGATGCGAAGAGAACGGAATCATCCGGAATTGGCAGGGATCGGCCTGGGACCTCTCCGATGTCGGCTGGGATCTCCCTGAGGTGGCGCATGGGCTCGAAGACCTCCCCGCCGCTTCGAGCGGAAGCCCGTCCGTCATCCCCATTTACCAGGTCGACGCTTTCACCGACAGACTCTTCGCGGGGAATCCCGCCGCCGTCTGCCCGCTCAACGGCTGGCTTTCCGACGACCTGCTGCAGAAGATCGCCGCCGAGAACAACCTCTCCGAGACGGCCTTCTTCGTATCCAGGGATGACGAGTTCGAGCTGCGCTGGTTCACGCCCGAGGTCGAAGTGGATCTTTGCGGGCACGCCACGTTGGCCGCCGCCTTTGTCCTGATGGAGCTCCTGGAGCCTGACCGCCGATCCGTCACCTTCCGGTCCCGGAGCGGACCCCTTCCCGTGACTTGCGATGGAGACCTATTCTGTCTGGACTTCCCAAGCCGACCTCCCGCGCCGATCCCGGAGCCGCCCGGTCTATCCGGGGCGCTTGGCGCCCCGCCGGCATCGGTCCTCAAAACCCGGGACATCATAGCCGTCTTCGACGACCCGGAAACGGTGCGCCGCCTCGCCCCGGACATGGAGAAGCTCAGAGCCGTCGAGGGTTTCGCCGTCTGCGCCACGGCACCCGGATCAGGCCGTGACTCCGACGTCGATTATGTACTGAGGTTCTTCGCGCCGGCCCAAGGAGTCGACGAGGATCCGGTAACCGGTTCGGTCCAGTGCTCCCTGGCCCCCTACTGGTCGGCAAGGCTCGGCAAGACGATCCTTCGCGCCCGCCAGGTCAGCCGCCGGGGAGGAGAGCTCCTGTGCGAGGTTGCCGGGGACCGGGTCCGCATCGCGGGGAAGGCAGTTCTGGTGTTCAGCGGGATATTGCGCCTTCCATCCATTTCCCGGCAGGAGTTCCCATGA